The proteins below are encoded in one region of Apium graveolens cultivar Ventura chromosome 4, ASM990537v1, whole genome shotgun sequence:
- the LOC141721087 gene encoding DEAD-box ATP-dependent RNA helicase 53, mitochondrial-like: MNSLFLLHSLNRSKRVTLALASLTHQALSLLNPTTTPLNPHNFSTYTNNTYTTNFINKPLSEFNSRRYIHNDVVLSVRATSNVSRLAAEVDDFSDEDLKKGGASKDDQGLEISKLGIADEIVTALAKKGITKLFPIQRAVLEPAMQGRDMIGRARTGTGKTLAFGIPIIDKIIQFNKKHGQGRNPLALCLAPTRELACQVDKEFHESCNLDTLCAYGGTPIQRQMETLDHGVDILVGTPGRVIDLIKRGALNLSEIQFVVLDEADQMLNVGFADDVETILKHLPLNRQTLMFSATMPKWIVQLTRKYLKNPLTIDLVGEDDQKLAEGITLYSIVSDMHDKPGILGPLVTEHAKGGKCIVFTQTKRDADRLSYAMKKSFPCEPLHGDITQAQRERTLSGFRNGQFNVLIATDVAARGLDVPNVDLVIHYELPNSSEIFVHRSGRTGRAGKKGRAILIHSSNQSRDVKGIERDVGCRFQELSSIKVDAGTRDMFRDMGSSGSRFGSSGSREGGRFGSSGYGRSSGGFGSGSYGSSGGSSYGRSGGFGGSSGRSSGGFGGSGSRSSGGFGGSGSRSGGGFGGSGSGRSGGFGGFGSDSGRSGGFGNLGGSDRSSNRTRSSGFGKFDDSIF; encoded by the exons ATGAACAGCCTCTTTCTCCTCCACTCACTCAACAGATCAAAGCGAGTCACACTCGCACTCGCTTCTCTAACTCACCAAGCTCTCTCGCTTCTCAACCCCACCACCACTCCTCTCAATCCCCACAATTTCTCCACTTATACAAACAATACTTACACTACCAATTTTATAAATAAACCACTATCCGAGTTTAATTCGAGGAGATATATTCACAACGATGTCGTTTTGAGTGTCAGGGCTACTTCCAATGTGTCGAGGCTCGCGGCCGAGGTGGATGATTTTTCGGATGAGGATTTGAAGAAAGGAGGGGCTAGTAAGGATGATCAGGGTCTTGAAATATCGAAACTCGGTATTGCCGATGAAATTGTTACTGCTTTGGCTAAAAAGGGTATTACTAAGCTTTTTCCAATTCAG AGAGCTGTGCTCGAACCAGCAATGCAGGGGCGTGACATGATAGGTCGAGCTAGAACAGGGACAGGGAAGACTCTTGCTTTTGGGATTCCAATTATAGATAAGATTATCCAGTTCAACAAGAAGCACGG ACAAGGAAGGAATCCTCTGGCTTTATGTTTGGCTCCAACTCGGGAGCTTGCTTGTCAAGTTGATAAAGAATTCCATGAGTCGTGCAATTTGGATACACTCTGTGCCTATGGAGGTACTCCAATTCAACGCCAAATGGAAACACTAGATCACGGTGTTGATATACTTGTGGGAACACCTGGACGTGTTATTGATTTGATTAAGAGGGGCGCACTTAATTTGTCAGAGATTCAGTTTGTGGTTTTAGATGAAGCTGATCAAATGCTTAATGTTGGGTTTGCTGACGATGTTGAAACAATCTTAAAGCATCTGCCACTAAACCGTCAGACCTTGATGTTCTCTGCTACAATGCCAAAATGGATTGTTCAACTTACACGGAAGTACCTAAAAAATCCTTTGACTATTGATCTA GTTGGAGAAGATGATCAGAAATTGGCGGAGGGGATCACACTATATTCAATTGTATCAGATATGCATGACAAACCTGGAATACTCGGACCACTAGTAACA GAACACGCCAAAGGGGGTAAATGCATTGTGTTCACTCAAACAAAGCGTGACGCTGATAGATTATCATATGCAATGAAGAAGAGCTTTCCATGTGAGCCTCTTCATGGAGACATCACGCAAGCTCAGAGAGAAAGAACTCTTTCAGGCTTTCGTAATGGACAATTTAATGTTTTAATTGCTACTGATGTTGCTGCTCGTGGTTTAGATGTACCTAATGTTGATTTG GTGATTCATTATGAACTTCCAAATTCTTCAGAGATTTTTGTGCACCGATCTGGTCGGACAGGTCGTGCTGGGAAGAAAGGAAGAGCAATTCTTATTCATTCATCAAATCAATCTAGGGATGTTAAGGGCATTGAAAGGGATGTAGGGTGCCGTTTTCAAGAG CTATCGAGTATTAAAGTTGATGCTGGAACCAGAGACATGTTTAGAGACATGGGAAGTAGTGGCAGCCGTTTCGGATCATCCGGAAGTAGGGAGGGTGGTCGATTTGGTAGTTCAGGGTATGGTCGATCTAGTGGTGGATTTGGAAGCGGTAGTTATGGCAGTTCTGGAGGCTCGTCATATGGCCGTTCAGGAGGTTTTGGTGGGTCTTCAGGCCGATCAAGCGGCGGGTTTGGAGGATCAGGATCTAGGTCAAGTGGCGGGTTTGGTGGATCAGGATCTAGGTCAGGCGGTGGGTTTGGTGGATCAGGATCTGGACGGTCGGGTGGTTTTGGAGGATTTGGTTCAGATTCTGGACGTTCAGGTGGTTTTGGAAACCTGGGAGGCTCTGATCGTTCAAGTAATAGAACCCGGTCTAGCGGTTTTGGCAAATTTGACGACAGCATCTTCTGA
- the LOC141721088 gene encoding polyamine oxidase 2-like isoform X2, translating into MASRTDRQLNRALCYSSTEGRSTASPSVIIIGAGMAGIAAARALHDASFQVVLLESRERIGGRVCTDYSFGFPVDLGASWLHGVCEENPLAPIIGRLGLPLYRTSGDNSVLYDHDLESYALFDMDGNKVPQDLVTKVGEAFESILEEANQVRAENSKDMSVSRAISIVFKRRPDLRLDGLPHKVLQWYLCRMEGWFAADADTISLKCWDEEELLPGGHGLMVRGYFPVINTLAKGLDIRLGHRVKNIVRRNNGVKVTVEDGRTFIADAAIVAVPLGVLKSNCIKFEPRLPEWKETAIANLGVGVENKIILHFKEVFWPNVEFLGVVAETSYECSYFLNLHKATGHAVLVYMPAGQLARDIEKMSDEAAADFAFTQLKKILPDASNPIQYLVSHWGTDVNSLGSYSYDVVGNSHDLYERLRIPVDNLFFAGEATSMDYPGSVHGAYATGVLAAEDCRMRVLERYGEVDLFQPVMGEDTPVSVPLLISRI; encoded by the exons ATGGCTTCAAGGACTGATCGTCAATTAAATCGAG CTCTTTGCTATTCAAGTACTGAAGGCAGGAGTACAGCCTCGCCATCTGTTATCATCATAGGCGCTGGAATGGCAGGAATTGCAGCTGCTCGAGCTCTCCATGATGCTTCATTTCAG GTTGTACTTTTGGAATCACGGGAAAGAATTGGTGGTCGAGTTTGCACTGACTACTCATTTGGATTTCCTGTTGACTTAGGTGCTTCATG GTTGCATGGTGTGTGTGAGGAGAATCCCTTGGCACCTATTATTGGAAGATTAGGACTACCTCTATATCGTACAAGCGGAGATAACTCTGTATTATATGACCATGATTTGGAAAG CTATGCTCTGTTTGACATGGATGGAAATAAGGTTCCTCAAGATTTAGTCACAAAGGTCGGCGAGGCTTTTGAGAGCATTTTGGAAGAG GCAAATCAAGTACGAGCAGAAAACAGTAAGGACATGTCAGTATCCCGTGCAATATCAATTGTGTTCAAGAGACGCCCTGACTTAAG GCTTGACGGACTGCCTCATAAGGTGTTGCAGTGGTACCTATGTAGAATGGAAGGTTGGTTCGCTGCAGATGCTGATACCATATCACTCAAATGTTGGGATGAG GAAGAGCTTCTTCCAGGTGGGCATGGGCTTATGGTCCGTGGTTATTTCCCTGTTATAAATACACTTGCTAAAGGCCTTGATATACGCTTGGGTCACAG GGTTAAAAATATAGTTAGACGAAACAATGGTGTGAAGGTAACTGTTGAAGATGGGAGAACATTCATTGCTGATGCTGCTATTGTTGCAGTCCCTCTTGGTGTTTTGAAATCAAATTGCATCAAGTTTGAGCCAAGACTGCCTGAGTGGAAGGAAACAGCAATTGCGAACCTTGGGGTAGGAGTTGAAAACAAGATAATATTGCATTTTAAAGAGGTATTTTGGCCAAATGTGGAGTTTCTGGGAGTGGTTGCAGAGACATCTTATGAATGCAGCTACTTCTTGAATCTTCACAAGGCTACTGGTCATGCAGTTCTTGTGTATATGCCTGCAGGACAGCTGGCCCGTGACATCGAGAAAATGTCAGATGAGGCTGCAGCTGATTTTGCTTTTACCCAACTTAAAAAGATCCTTCCAGATGCATCTAATCCA ATTCAGTATCTTGTTTCTCATTGGGGCACAGACGTGAACTCACTTGGATCCTATAGCTATGATGTAGTAGGAAATTCCCATGATCTATATGAGAGGTTAAGGATCCCTGTAGATAACTTATTCTTTGCTGGGGAAGCTACCAGTATGGATTACCCTGGCTCTGTACATGGTGCATATGCAACTGGGGTATTGGCTGCTGAGGACTGCCGAATGCGTGTTTTGGAAAGGTATGGGGAGGTGGATCTATTCCAGCCAGTCATGGGAGAGGACACCCCAGTGTCTGTTCCACTGTTGATTTCACGAATTTAG
- the LOC141721088 gene encoding polyamine oxidase 2-like isoform X1, with translation MASRTDRQLNRALCYSSTEGRSTASPSVIIIGAGMAGIAAARALHDASFQVVLLESRERIGGRVCTDYSFGFPVDLGASWLHGVCEENPLAPIIGRLGLPLYRTSGDNSVLYDHDLESYALFDMDGNKVPQDLVTKVGEAFESILEEACLFCWFCCLMHFCNFLMHIYNFGVLKLIFFKQANQVRAENSKDMSVSRAISIVFKRRPDLRLDGLPHKVLQWYLCRMEGWFAADADTISLKCWDEEELLPGGHGLMVRGYFPVINTLAKGLDIRLGHRVKNIVRRNNGVKVTVEDGRTFIADAAIVAVPLGVLKSNCIKFEPRLPEWKETAIANLGVGVENKIILHFKEVFWPNVEFLGVVAETSYECSYFLNLHKATGHAVLVYMPAGQLARDIEKMSDEAAADFAFTQLKKILPDASNPIQYLVSHWGTDVNSLGSYSYDVVGNSHDLYERLRIPVDNLFFAGEATSMDYPGSVHGAYATGVLAAEDCRMRVLERYGEVDLFQPVMGEDTPVSVPLLISRI, from the exons ATGGCTTCAAGGACTGATCGTCAATTAAATCGAG CTCTTTGCTATTCAAGTACTGAAGGCAGGAGTACAGCCTCGCCATCTGTTATCATCATAGGCGCTGGAATGGCAGGAATTGCAGCTGCTCGAGCTCTCCATGATGCTTCATTTCAG GTTGTACTTTTGGAATCACGGGAAAGAATTGGTGGTCGAGTTTGCACTGACTACTCATTTGGATTTCCTGTTGACTTAGGTGCTTCATG GTTGCATGGTGTGTGTGAGGAGAATCCCTTGGCACCTATTATTGGAAGATTAGGACTACCTCTATATCGTACAAGCGGAGATAACTCTGTATTATATGACCATGATTTGGAAAG CTATGCTCTGTTTGACATGGATGGAAATAAGGTTCCTCAAGATTTAGTCACAAAGGTCGGCGAGGCTTTTGAGAGCATTTTGGAAGAGGCATGTCTTTTCTGTTGGTTTTGTTGTCTAATGCATTTTTGTAACTTTTTAATGCATATATATAACTTCGGTGTTCTAAAGTTGATATTCTTTAAGCAGGCAAATCAAGTACGAGCAGAAAACAGTAAGGACATGTCAGTATCCCGTGCAATATCAATTGTGTTCAAGAGACGCCCTGACTTAAG GCTTGACGGACTGCCTCATAAGGTGTTGCAGTGGTACCTATGTAGAATGGAAGGTTGGTTCGCTGCAGATGCTGATACCATATCACTCAAATGTTGGGATGAG GAAGAGCTTCTTCCAGGTGGGCATGGGCTTATGGTCCGTGGTTATTTCCCTGTTATAAATACACTTGCTAAAGGCCTTGATATACGCTTGGGTCACAG GGTTAAAAATATAGTTAGACGAAACAATGGTGTGAAGGTAACTGTTGAAGATGGGAGAACATTCATTGCTGATGCTGCTATTGTTGCAGTCCCTCTTGGTGTTTTGAAATCAAATTGCATCAAGTTTGAGCCAAGACTGCCTGAGTGGAAGGAAACAGCAATTGCGAACCTTGGGGTAGGAGTTGAAAACAAGATAATATTGCATTTTAAAGAGGTATTTTGGCCAAATGTGGAGTTTCTGGGAGTGGTTGCAGAGACATCTTATGAATGCAGCTACTTCTTGAATCTTCACAAGGCTACTGGTCATGCAGTTCTTGTGTATATGCCTGCAGGACAGCTGGCCCGTGACATCGAGAAAATGTCAGATGAGGCTGCAGCTGATTTTGCTTTTACCCAACTTAAAAAGATCCTTCCAGATGCATCTAATCCA ATTCAGTATCTTGTTTCTCATTGGGGCACAGACGTGAACTCACTTGGATCCTATAGCTATGATGTAGTAGGAAATTCCCATGATCTATATGAGAGGTTAAGGATCCCTGTAGATAACTTATTCTTTGCTGGGGAAGCTACCAGTATGGATTACCCTGGCTCTGTACATGGTGCATATGCAACTGGGGTATTGGCTGCTGAGGACTGCCGAATGCGTGTTTTGGAAAGGTATGGGGAGGTGGATCTATTCCAGCCAGTCATGGGAGAGGACACCCCAGTGTCTGTTCCACTGTTGATTTCACGAATTTAG
- the LOC141717182 gene encoding histone H2B.10-like yields the protein MAPKADKRLVEKSPKQANVGKKLPKEASLATMEKNKNNRSRKILETYKIYIFKVLKQMHPDVGISSKAMGIMDSFINDIFEKLAGEASKLAKYNKKPTLTSREIQTAVKLVLPGELAKNAILEGTKAVIKFWNS from the coding sequence ATGGCTCCAAAGGCAGACAAAAGGCTGGTCGAGAAATCACCGAAGCAGGCAAATGTTGGCAAGAAACTTCCGAAAGAGGCCAGTTTAGCGACGATGGAAAAAAATAAGAACAATAGAAGTAGGAAGATCTTGGAGACTTATAAGATATATATCTTTAAGGTGTTGAAGCAAATGCATCCTGATGTCGGAATATCGAGCAAGGCGATGGGGATAATGGACAGTTTTATTAATGACATTTTCGAGAAATTAGCGGGAGAGGCATCGAAGTTGGCGAAGTATAATAAGAAGCCTACACTTACGTCGAGGGAGATTCAGACCGCGGTGAAGCTAGTGTTGCCTGGGGAATTGGCTAAGAATGCTATTTTGGAAGGGACCAAGGCGGTTATCAAGTTTTGGAATTCTTAG